A genomic stretch from Chiloscyllium plagiosum isolate BGI_BamShark_2017 chromosome 2, ASM401019v2, whole genome shotgun sequence includes:
- the LOC122539500 gene encoding protein FAM166B-like, producing MPFTLPLKTEDVFSTFDPNFMPGYGGYIPKLKSRLGETYGNATLGLLSYEPGQPKSPRLTLTQTKALYNPQVPRHLLNRTYGHPEITTYAGQVQNTNIKNGYFYPRDGKYHFALKSCVYDNNPEATSAIQTIEELKQREMMKCNRSDLIAPNMSSRPKSAFAPDEIKPPDSCAFIPMVYEPFIDPCRPRQMDIPPTPDQKPVEQHSRIIYRHDSSLHPTYNGFVPGQQFKIGKNWGHSTFNARGIGEEKSQPPCPT from the exons ATGCCGTTTACACTACCCCTCAAAACAGAGGATGTATTTAGTACGTTTGATCCGAACTTCATGCCCGG GTACGGAGGGTACATTCCAAAGTTAAAAAGCCGGTTAGGAGAGACCTACGGCAATGCTACTCTTGGACTCCTGTCATATGAACCTGGACAGCCCAAGTCACCACGTTTAACTCTGACTCAAACAAAAGCATTGTACAATCCCCAGGTGCCAAGGCATCTGTTGAATAGGACCTATGGTCATCCAGAAATTACCACATATGCGGGGCAGGTGCAGAATACAAACATTAAAAACG GTTACTTCTATCCGAGAGATGGCAAATATCATTTTGCTCTGAAGAGTTGTGTATACGACAACAATCCTGAAGCAACATCTGCCATTCAAACTATAGAAGAATTGAAACAACGCGAAATGATGAAGTGTAACAGGAGTGACCTCATTGCACCAAATATGTCATCAAGGCCTAAATCTGCATTT GCACCAGATGAAATTAAACCACCAGACAGTTGTGCTTTCATCCCCATGGTTTATGAGCCATTTATTGACCCTTGTCGCCCAAGGCAAATGGATATACCCCCAACACCAGATCAAAAGCCAGTGGAGCAGCATAGCAGGATAATTTATAGACATGATTCTTCACTTCATCCCACCTATAATGGTTTTGTTCCAG GTCAGCAGTTTAAGATCGGAAAGAACTGGGGACACAGTACTTTCAACGCACGGGGCATAGGTGAGGAGAAATCACAGCCACCGTGTCCCACTTGA